In the genome of Theropithecus gelada isolate Dixy chromosome 19, Tgel_1.0, whole genome shotgun sequence, the window gatcacttgaggtcaggagttcgaggtcagcctcgggagcctgaggcagaagaatcacttgaacccaggaggaggaggttgcagtgagccgactgcaccactgtactccagccttggtgaagagcaagactctgtctcaacgaCAAccgaaaaaataaaatctgagggATGAGTGGGGTGGTGACTCAGTGTTTGGATACAGAACTGTGTGGCTCAGGTCTGGGTTCTGTGGGGGACAGACTGGAGGGAGAGACTAGAAGCCAGGGAGAAGCCTAGAGTCAGGGTCCAGGTAGGAGAGCAGGAGCCCGGAGCCTACCTGAGCCCTCAAGACAGAGAAGAGGGGTGGAGTGGagactcaggaggcaggaggggtCTGGCTTAGAGACTGATGCACTGTTGGGGGAGAGGGGACAAGATGGGGCTTTGACCCCATGACTAGACAGATGTGGGGCTGcctcagatgaggaaaccaggtGAGAGAATTTGGGGACATCAGGGGAAACTGCAGAGGCCACTGGGTGTGCACTGCAACCAGGCACTGCAGACCCAGATCTGACTGTCAGGATCCCAGGCTCAGTGCCTCCTCCTCTGGGGCCTCTGCTCCTCGGAGGATCCCAGGCTCAGTGCCTCCTCCTCTGGGGCCTCTGCTCCTCGGAGGATCCCAGGCTCAGTGCCTTCTCCTCTGGGGCCTCTGCTCCTCGGGCCCCACTGCAGAGGCAGGAAGTACCGCCTGATGCTCCGCTTCCGCTGGGGGTGTTGGCACGGCCCAGCGCCCTCTCCACTCCCAGGGACCTTCCCACCTCGAGCCTGTAGCACTTTCACTTCCCCAGGtacccagcccctgcccccagcaccTGGGTGCTCCCTGGTCCAGAACAGGCTGCAGACTCTGAGAGGTGCAAAGACAAGTAGGGAagggggagacagagaaaggaagacaggctgggcacagtggctcacgcccataatcccagaactttaggaggccaaggcaggaggatcacttgagcccagaaatttgagaccagcctggcaacacaagtgagactcccatctctacaaaaaatgatgaaaattagccaggcatggtggtgtgcacctgtagtcccagccactcgggaggctgaggtgcaaggattgcttgagcctgggaagatcggggctgcagtgagctatgattgcactactgcattctagcctgggtaactgtctcaaaaacaaaaacaaaagagagatgaagagagaaaggaggaagggaccCAAAGAAGGGACCAGAAACACagagaaaggccaggcacagtggctcacgcctgtaatcccagcactttgggaggccaaggcaggaggatcacttgagtccaggagttccagaccagcctgggcaacctagtgagaccccatctctgttttttcaaattaaatataaaaaataaaacactcccattccatagcaagaccccatttctacaaaaaatacaaaaatgagccaggcgtggtagtgtacacctgtaatcccagctactcggaaggctcaggtgggaggattgcttgagcccaggctacagtgagttatttgccccactgtagtccagcctgggtcaaaaatgagaccctgtctcaaaaagaaacaaatatataaataaaataaagaaacacagagagaaggagaataGAGACCCcagggggcaggaggagagagaccCAGAGGAGGCAGAGACTTGGCTGAGAGAAGGGGACAGAGATGGGGAGTGGCAGGAAGGTGGGGACAAAGACCCAGAGAGGAGGAACAAGAGACCCAGGGCGGGGAAGGGGAGACACAGCTGGATGCAGAGATGGGAGAGCTTAGCAGGCCATGAGGTCAGAGTGTCTGTGAGGTCAGCTGCTGTCCAGGGTCAGCCCTGGGGTCCCCATGCCCAGAGGTGGGTCCAGTAGATCAGGTGTCCCTTTAGATGCCCCAGCGCCTGAGACATGCAGACCTGGGAGGGACTGCCCCGTGAGTCCTTGGTGCCCACAAATGCCAAGGCCCCTCAGGTACCAGAGCGTGTGTCCCAGTGGGGCAGATGAgggagacagggacagagagagagccaGAAAGCCACCTTGCATGAAGCAGGAGGGGGTGGAGCCCCACCCCTGGAACTTCCTCTTTCGGggttcttcctttctgtctcagctctccgtctctctctctttctctcagcctctgtctttctccctgtctccccTACTGTCAGCACCTCTTCTGTGTGGTGAGTGGACCGCTCACCCCTCTAGGTGAAGATGTCGGCCCAGGagagctgcctcagcctcatcaAATACTTCCTCTTCGTTTTCAACCTCTTCTTCTTCGTGAGTTGCCTCATGGCTCCCCAGCCCGGGCCCAGCCCCTGCCGCTAACCCTGCCCTCATCTTCCCCCGTGGCCCACCGCCGTATCTGCCTCTCCTCAGGTCCTGGGCAGCCTGATCTTCTGCTTCGGCATCTGGATCCTCATCGACAAGACCAGCTTCGTGTCCTTTGTGGGTGAggggggctggggcaggtgggaggGCCTCCCCCAACCCAAGTGACTTCCTGTGGTCTCCCTTGTCTCAGGGAGATCCATGGTGCCCTACTCTGCAGGCAGGTCACAGGCTCCCATCCACTGCTCACCATTGCTTCGCTTCTCGGAGCCTGCGTCTTCTTCCGGCAAATGGGGTTGTGCATACAAACAATGACCATGAGAGCCATTTCTCAAGCACTTCCTATCTGTTGGGCCTTGTGGCTGGTCAGATGCCCCCACAAACCTTCCCCTCTcttgaggttcagagaggggaAGTCCCTTGACGGATGTCATATAGCAAGGAAgtaaaatagccaaaataacattaataatgatagaaaaaaaataatgaagtgtgaccctaaataataatgaaatatgaccctaaatattcatatttaagaaGTCTTTGCCCTGCGTTGAGGACTGGGTTGAACACATGTTCCCGTGTGTCCCTCAAAATGATCCTAggggccatgtgtggtggctcacgcctgaaattccagcactttgggaggtcgagggagaggatcacttgaggtcaggagctcgagaatagcctggccaacatggtgaaaccctgtctctactaaaaaatacaaaacattagccaggcacggtggcacgtgcctgtagtcccagctactagagaggctgaggcaggagaatcactcgaacctgagaggtggaggttgctgtgagtcgagatcacatcactgcactccagcccaggcgacagagcgagactccgtttcaaaaaaaaaaaaccacacacacacaataaagaaacaaaaaaacctctgagAAACAGATACCGTCCCCTAGGCCTCAGGGAGGTTTAAAGAGCCAAGCCAATGTCACAGAACAAGTGATAGGGCTGAAACTACTGGGGATGAGGAGGAgctgaaggaggaaggagagggtgagaggaagagagagatccAAGGATAGGAAAGAGAGGCCCAGAAAGAAGACAAAGTTTCAGAAGGAGACAGGGACTCAGGGTGGGGCAGGGACAGAGTCCCAGAGAGGGCACCAGGATACTGCTCCCCACTTGGGCGGCTGCCTAGGCGGGAAATGGGGCTGCCTGGAGTTGTGCCACCCGGCTTATCATTGCTCCCCTCACCTCTCCCAGGCTTGGCCTTCGTGCCCCTGCAGATCTGGTCCAAAGTCCTGGCCATCTCTGGAGTCTTCACCATGGGCCTCGCCCTCCTGGGTTGTGTGGGGGCCCTCAAGGAGCTCCGCTGCCTCCTGGGCCTGGTGAGTGTCTCATCCCTCTCCATCCCTAGGAACACTCCTATCCCCACCCTCAAAAATGGCCTGGGCCGAGGCTGCGAGGGTAGTCAGCCTGATCTCTCCACTCTGCTCCCCAGTATTTTGGGATGCTGCTGCTCCTGTTTGCCACGCAGATAACCCTGGGAATCCTCATCTCCACTCAGCGGGCCCAGGTAAGCTTCCTGCAGTGGCCACCACCCACCCCCAGcagagaggagggggaagagagtggtgggagggggtggagagagacagagaaacaaaggCAGACAGGGACTGACCTAGATAAAGAGAAATaagaggctgggcctggtggctcacgcctgtaatcccataatcccagcactttgggaggctgaggctggaggattgagtccaggagtttgagaccagcctgggcaacatagtgagaccccatctatattaaaaaatatatccgGGTGTGAGGGCATGCACcaggggtcccagctacttgggaggttgaggtgggaggatcacttgagccaaggagtttgaggctacagtgagccatgcactcatcctgggtgacagagtgagaccctgtctcaaaaaataaattaatagaaagaCACACCGATCCGGACCAAGGGAGAGAGGGATAAACAGCTCCAAAGGGAAACACACAGGAAAAAGAacgagagaaagaaaaagatgccctgaaagaagagacagagactTAATGAGCCGTAGAAATAGTGGGAGAAACAGAGTGACAGACCTGAAGTACACAGAGCTAGCCATTCAGTGAGGATCTGAGACTGACCCAGAGATGCACAGGGACTGCCTGAGGCTGGCACAGCCTgagagggggtggggtggggcggggcacGTGAGGTCCAGACTCACTGGTGGCCTCTCAGCTGGAGCGAAGCTTGCAGGACATCGTAGAGAAAACCATCCAAAAGTACCGCACCAACCCCGAGGAGACCGCGGCCGAGGAGAGCTGGGACTATGTGCAGTTCCAGGTGAGCCCTCTCCTCCAGCTCCCTCCCCGACTGACCCGCCTCAGCCCTGTGCTTCGAGGAGACTCCACCCCAACGTGGCCCCGACCCCCAGCTCTACGACCCGAACgtacccccacccctcccaggccCAACGCCCCCCACTCCCCAGATGACACAACTGGCCCCGGCATGGCCCAGTCTCCCAGAACCCAGACCCTGGCATGGCTTCGCCATCTACCTTGGGAGACTCCGCCCCCGCCCCGACCCCGCCCCGACCGGAGGTAGTCAGGCCCCTAGTCCCAAGACCCTAGCGAGACCCGGCTTCCTACCCCGCAGTGAGTCTGGCTTCCATCGGACCCCGCCCCCGATGAGACTCACAGGGTCTCGCACTCCTATTCACCTGTCGGGTATCAGAGGCTCAATCGCACCGCCCACCAATCTCTGGTCCAGAGCGAGACGCTGCAGCTACTTCCCCAGCCCCAGATCACCCCGTGACCCGTCTCTCCCAGCCCCATTTCCCGTAATGTCCCCTGGCCCCGGCCCCATAGCGACACCAGCCCACTGGCCCCACTCCACACCCACCACTTAGTCCCCTGCTTCCCGACCTGACCTCATACCCATCACCTTGTCCCCTGATCCCCAACATCATATGTCTCCAGTCTCGGTCCCTCTGACCCGTATCCCTCTCCCAGCTGCGCTGTTGCGGCTGGCACTCCCCGCAGGACTGGTTCAAGGTCCTCACCCTGAGAGGTAACGGGTCGGAGGCGCACCGCGTGCCCTGCTCCTGCTACAACTTGTCAGCGACCAACGACTCCACAATCCTGGATAAGGTGATCTTGCCCCAGCTCAGCAGGCTTGGACAGCTGGCGCGGTCCAGACACAGTACAGACATCTGCGCGGTCCCTGCAAACAGCCACATCTACAGCGAGGTGGGCAGGGGTTCGGAGCATAAACCTGTCGAATAGGGCGGGGCCTGCGGGAGGCGCAGGGCTGCCGGTGAGGGGCGGGGCCTGAGAAAGGGCGGGgctacaagaaaagaaaggtgcGGTAGGCGGGGCGGGGCCCTCTGAAGGGGGCGGGGTCCGTAGGAAGGGCAGGACCTAAAGAAAAGGCGGGGCTGGCTCTGGAATACAGACATCTAGGGAAGAGCCAGGCTTGGAAAAGGTGAAGTGAAGGTGCACTAGTAGTGAGACGAGAGAGGCCTGGTGACTATGGGAGCGGATAGATGCCTGAAGGCGGTGAGAGTCAGGCTGAAAAGAACGCTGGCCCTGGGCTTGAGAGTCCCAGAAAGAATCCCTTTAACTTTTCCCTACACCCGCAGGGCTGCGCGCGGAGCCTCCAGAAGTGGCTGCACAACAACCTTATTTCCATAGTGGGCATTTGCCTGGGCGTCGGCCTACTCGAGGTGATCTGGCCCCGCCCCCACCCGCGATCTGCCGGGATTTACCCTAGATGGCCCTGCCCTTCATTTCGCGTCCTCCGGTTGCCTGGGAAGGACGCGCTTGGGGCGGAGCGCAGCCCACCCCAGCCCTCCCGCGGCTCCACCCAGCACCAGGGGTGGGGGCGGCCTAGCTTCAGGGAGCCCTGATTGGCTGCACGCAGGGAAAACCTCCTGCTATTGGCTGCgatctccctcccctttccccgcAGATGACTGTTATGATGCTGAGCGTGCAGCTACAGCGCAGGGCACTCCGCCGGAAATGCGAGCCGCACTTGCCGGGCGCTCGGGGTTCGAGCCCCGGGCCCAGTCTGATCGCTGACGGCGGCGGCGGGCGCAGCGGCAGTCTGTGGGGTGGTTGGGGCATGGCGGGTGCCTGCCCCAACTGGGGGGACAAGACCCCGCAGGGCAAGCTGCCCATGGCCCTGGGACTCTGGCCGCTGTGGGTTCAAGACGAGGACCAGCCTGATACTGGGAGTGCAGGCGCAGAattagaggccaaggcagaattagaggctgaggcagagggggAGACAGATGAGCCTCCAGAATAAACGACCCTGGGCTTGCTTCCGACCTTACTCCTTCTCAGCCTCTACCCCGACCCCGCCTCCCCACCTATAGCAGCGGCGCTTCCCCTACCCCCACTTGTTGCAGCTGTTCCCGCCTCATCAGCCAGTCCTGCAGCAGTTTCCTTCGAGCCCCGCCCATTTCTACCTATCCCGTTATCCAGCCCCGTCCCGCCTAATTCACGGCCCCACCCCTGACCTTTCTCGCTCGGGTGGGCATCACCCCCGTCTCGCCAGCACCCCTTCGacttctctgacctcatctcctttCTCTATAGCTCGGGTTCATGACGCTCTCGATATTCCTGTGCAGAAACCTGGACCACGTCTACAACCGGCTCGCTCGATACCGCTAGGCCCCGCCCCCGTCACGTGCGCTGGGCACGTCCCTGCTgcctgtaaatatttgtttaatccCCAGTTCGCCTAGAGCCCTCTGCCTTCACATTCCCCTGGGGACCCAGGTGGCTGCCTGCCACCGCTGCTGTCACCTCTCCCACGGGACCTCGGGCTTTCGTCCACAGTTTCCTGCCCCCATCTGTCGGCCCACCACCTCCCACAAGATTATTTTTCACTCAAACCTCAAATAAATGCCCTGCGTTTTTGGTAAAATAGCTTTATCCTCTGTCAGAACACAAACCAACAAACTTTGAGAGGGCAGGGAAGAAACAGTCTAGCTCACAGCTCACTTGTGGGGGAGATGAGATTAGAAAGCTTCAACCCACTACTTGTGCAGCTGAGATAAAGTCAAGACCCTAGCACCCACTTATAAATATCTcgttatattaaaaaaaaaaatatttccagggcCCACCTGGCTCTGCTCCTGCACAGAAAGGGTTAATCTTCACTTTGTGATCTCACAGGTCATGGAGTGAGGGTGGTAGAGAGAGGCAGAAATTTCAGGGGGAGGGGTGGCTGGGAAAAAGTAAAGGGGACAAGCCAATGTGTAACTACGGCCCTCCAAGACATGCAGAGGAGTGGGGGGGCCCTGCCAGGGGCTGAGAAGTCAGTGCTGTACCTGGAGGTTGTCTCACTCCTGTCCCCACAATCCCTGATACTCCGGAGTGATCTGTCCTTTCAGACACCCACTGTGAGGTCCCAATATTGGGGTTTATCCTTTCCTCAGTCCCAGCCTGTTCAGCACTCCAACCAAGTTTTGGGGCCCTTCTAATGGGGGGGATGGCCCCAGTTGCTTAGGCCTCTGAGGTCAACCCCTTTACATCACAGCCCTCTCCCCAAATAAGAAGCATGAGGTGAGCTGGAGGACCCTCCCTGGGAGGAGGGTGTTCTGCGGGTGAGCCAGTTTTGGGGTCCCCCTTCAGTCCCTGACCAGGCGGTAAATGTGATGCTGGGCCCCACGCTCGCTGGTGGAGACCTCGAAGACATAGGCGGTGCAGAGCAGCAGTTCCTGGGTGTCTCTGTTTGTCACCACCTGCCAGGGAGGCCAGGACAAGGGACTTATGCTTAGAAGGGAGGGCAGGGACCCCTATGCACCCCCGCCAAGTTATCATGGAATACCCAGCAGGCTCTTTTCTATCTCCAGGAAACAGGCAGCCACCGTATCATGTTCCCCAAGAGAAAGGCATGCCCAAAAGTCAGTTCCCTCAGCTGAGCGTTGGCAGTGATGGTGTATCACGTCTCAGGGTCAATCAGGTTCCCATGATATCACATTCCCCAGGTAAAAGGGATCCCCATCATGtcacaggcaaagagagaaccCTCCCTGCAGGTTCCGCAGTCAAGGGGTCTCTGCCTCACCAGTCCAAAGAGTTAAAGGGGCTCCCACCATGTCATGTTCCTTGAGAAGCTGAGGATCTGCCTCAAAGTGTCCTCCAGTCAGCTTCCCCAGGGAAGGAGGGCTTACGTGCGAGTGctatggggctgggcgtggtggctcatgcctgtaatcccagcactttgggaggcctaggcgggtggatcacttgaggtcaggagttcgagaccaacctggccaacatggtgaaacccccgtctctactaaaaatacaaaaattagccaggcatggtggggcatgcctgtaatcccagctactcaggcggctgaggcaggagaatcgcttgaacccgggaggcaggggttgcagtgagctgagatcttgccactgtaccccagcctgggcaacagagcaagactccatctcaaaaaaaaaaagagagagagagagagggctgtGACATCCCCACCACATCAGTTCCCTAGGTGAAGGGGTCCCCTAAACTAAGGGTCAATGGTGGGGTCCCCACTGCATCAGTTTCCTGGTTAAAAGAGCCTCAGGCTGAGGGCTCACTTCGGAGTCCCTGCTGTGTCAGTCCCTGGGTGAGGAGTTCCCCTAGACTGAAGGTCTGTTATAGGTACTGTCCCTCCACACTGGGGGCCCCTGGGGGCCCCcactccagcccagccccaggcatCACCTGGAGGATGGTGAAGTTTTCCAGGACGCTGTTCATCATGTATCGCTCAGGCAGCTGCCGCAACTTGTGCAAGAAATTCACCAGGTACTCGCACATGGGCGAGCGTAGCAGGCGGTACACAAATCTGCCATCCTCCAGCTGGGCCCGTTCCGTCTGAACCaaggggcagggagtggggagaatGGTGGCTGAGAGACACACGGGTCACCCCAGGAACTGAGCTCTACCCTGTGCCTCTAAGATGCCATCACACTCAGTCTCACTGCCACCTTCCTTTCATCACCCCACCCACAGTGACCGGAGACTGGGCCTGAACCCTCAGGGATCCAACTCAGGATCTCTGAGCCTGCAAATCACAAGCCCCTCAAAGTGATGCTCTGAACCCCCAAAGACCTCTGAACTCCTCTAGCCTCCCAGCCCTCAGATACCCTCCAAAGACGCCTCCATGACATTTTCAAACTCTAACCTCTAAACTTGAGACTTCCCCAGGTCTCCAGCAACCCCTAAGTGTGACTTCTGAACTTCTTGCCCTAGGAACCTCTCCATATCCTTAAGACCCTTCTCAATCTCAGTGACTCTAAATCTCTATACTACACATGACCTGTCAGCCCTTAGAATGATCCCTACCTGTGACTTCCGGACTCCACATTAGCTCCCAACGCATGCATTAAACCCTCAAAAGAGGCTGGGACCCACTCCCTCCACGCACACCCCAAATGCCTGAGCCATCATGGCTTCTGGTCCATTCTGCACCCCCAAGTGCTGGGTGGCTGGGCGCTCACCCGCCCAGAGCTCCACccctccagcctcacctccaCCTTCTCCACCACCTGCTTGCCAAAGGAGCAGACCTTGGAGGAACAGGTGAGGGTCATGTGTTCCAGGCTCTCATACTGGCTGCTCACTCCATAGAAGCCACCACTGCTGATGCTGCCACCGGCCCCCGCCTCCTCGCCACTTGGGCCCCAGTTCAGGTCCGCCTGGGAGATGGGAAGGCACAGATGAGTCAGAGGGGACGTCCCTTATAAACAGTGGAGACtaccgggcccggtggctcacgcctgtaatcccagcgctttgggaggctgaggtgggtggatcacctgaggtcaggagttcaagaccagcctgactaacatggagaaaccccgtctctactaaaaatacaaaattagccgggcgtggtggcgcatgcttgtaatcccagctactgggacaCTGACGCaggacgcaggagaatcacttgaacccgggaggcggaggttgcggtgagcagagatcgggccattgcattccagcctgggcaacaagagcgaaacttcatctcaaaaaaaaaaaaaaaaaaaaaaccacagcgGGGACTCTGCCCCATAGCCTAGTTTTCCCATTAGCCCTGCAATTCCCGGCTTGATTCCTCAgtgctttttttttggagacaggatcttgctccgtcacccaggctggagtgtggtggtacaatcacagctcactgcagcctcgacctcctgagctcaagtgatcctcccacctcagcctcctgagtagccaggaccacaggtgcatgccaccacacccagctaacattttgtattttttgtagaaacagggtttcaccatgttgcccaggctggtctccaactcctgggctcaagcgatcctcccaccctggcctcccaaagtgctgagattacaggcgtgagccaccgcatcaggCTTTCAAAGTTCTCCAAGGGCTGGTTTCTGGAAAAGATCCACCGCCCATCCGTGTTGAAGAAGTCTGGGTCCCCAAAACAGTCTTGGCCCTCTCTCCCCAGTAACCAAAGGAACCCTGGAATTCAAAttcaaccttttttcttttcctttttgttttttgagacgaagtcttgctcttgttgcccaggctggagtgcaatgccacgatctcggctcactgcaacctccgcctcccggattcaagcgagtctcctgcctcagcctcccaagtagctgggattacaggcatatgacaccatgtctggctaatttttgtatttttagtagagacggggtttcatcatgttggccaggttggtctcgaactccagaactcaggtgatccacccgcctcggcctcccaaagtgctgggattacaggcatgagccaccatgcccggccaattcaACCTTTTTCTCTTGAAGCCCGCAACTCAAGAGTTTAGCCTCTTCCAAGGGACTGGTTACTAAGGAGGCAGTTACTGCTTAGCAACCAGTTCAAGATGAACACCTCCCTCTCAGCCCCTCTACCCTGGTTGCTAAGGCAAGTTGCTACTCCCTAGCAATGGGGCTTCACAGAGCCTGCGGAGGCCTGACTCCTCCTCAGAGCGCTTCCCCCTCGGCCGAATCTGAGAGGTCAGACTCCCTCCATAACCCCAGTGGCCAAGTGCGTAGACAGCTGGCCAAGTGTCACTAGGCCAAGTGGGACCTAAGGAAGCCTAAGAGCTCATCACAGGTTTGGTCTGGGTCGCCTCTCAAGGAGGCGACTCTTCCTAACTTTAGTTGCTAACACTGTGCCAGGTCAGTCTTCTCAGGGGCTCAGCTCCATCCCTCACTGTGGCAAAACCAAAGACCTTACCAGCTGCTCCTCTGAACCCCTTCAGCAGCTGGGCTTCCTAAGGGGGTGGCTCTCCAGTCCTGGGACCTGATGAGGCCTGTCTTAAGCCCCAGCAGTGTCTAAGCCCTCAGCTGCACATCCCCAGAGCAGTTTCAGACCCCTGCTTCACACGGCAGAAAgctccagaaccatgagcaacAAGCTCCAGAACAGCAACATTCCCAGCGAGGCCAATAAAGTTCAGACCCTCagcagcctttcttttttttttttttttttttagacagggtctcattctgtcacccaggctggagggtagtggcacaatcttggctgactgcagcctccacctcccgggcttaagtgatcctcccacctcagcctccagagaagctgggaccacaggtgcgcaccaccacacccagctaattttttcattttttgtagagttgaggtcttgctgtgttgcccaggctggtctcaaactcctgaacgcaggcgatcctctcgcctcagcctcgcaaagtgctgggaagatagaagtgaaccaccacacctagccaggcTTTCTTCTCAGAGATTAGATCCCTCTACCACCTTTGTTACTATAAGAACTAGCACCCCCTAAACATCTaggcaacatttattgagcccaggccaggtgctgtggctcacacctgtaatcccagcactgtgggaggccaaggtgggtggatcacttgaggtcaggagtttgagaccagactggccaacatggtaaaaccctgtctctactaaaaatacaaacattaggccaggtgcagtggctcatgcctgtaatcccagcacttggggaagctggggtgagcggatcacttgaggtcaggagttcaagaccagccaggccaacatgacaaaaccccgtctctactaaaaatacaaaaattagctgggcatggtggcacatgcctgtaatcccagctacttgagaggctgaggctggagaatcgcttgaacccaggaggcagaggttgcagtgtgccaagatcgcaccattgtactctagcctgggccacgggagcaaaactccatctcaaaaaaataaataaagaaaaacaataacataaaataaaacacatttattgaacCCCTGTAGTGTTAGTCATCGTACTGGACACTAGACCAAGTAGCCCTAAGAAACACGCAAGATGGGCCCTCTTAGTCACAGTTATATAAATGGCATCTGACACCAGGCCTCTACACaggaagtgctcagtaaatgattGCTACATAAATACAGgacttggccaggcgtggtggctcacacctgtaatctcagcactttgggaggccaaggcgggcggatcatttgaggccaggagttcaagaccagcctggccaacatggtgaaaccccgtctctactaaatatacaaaaattagccggatgtggtggcgggtgcctgtagtccaagctactggggaggctgaggcaggagaatcacttgaatccaggaggcagaggttgcagtgagccaagatccagtcactgcac includes:
- the CD37 gene encoding leukocyte antigen CD37 isoform X4 gives rise to the protein MGLALLGCVGALKELRCLLGLYFGMLLLLFATQITLGILISTQRAQLERSLQDIVEKTIQKYRTNPEETAAEESWDYVQFQLRCCGWHSPQDWFKVLTLRGNGSEAHRVPCSCYNLSATNDSTILDKVILPQLSRLGQLARSRHSTDICAVPANSHIYSEGCARSLQKWLHNNLISIVGICLGVGLLEVIWPRPHPRSAGIYPRWPCPSFRVLRLPGKDALGAERSPPQPSRGSTQHQGWGRPSFREP
- the CD37 gene encoding leukocyte antigen CD37 isoform X5; the encoded protein is MSAQESCLSLIKYFLFVFNLFFFVLGSLIFCFGIWILIDKTSLAFVPLQIWSKVLAISGVFTMGLALLGCVGALKELRCLLGLYFGMLLLLFATQITLGILISTQRAQLERSLQDIVEKTIQKYRTNPEETAAEESWDYVQFQLRCCGWHSPQDWFKVLTLRGNGSEAHRVPCSCYNLSATNDSTILDKVILPQLSRLGQLARSRHSTDICAVPANSHIYSEVGRASRSGCTTTLFP
- the CD37 gene encoding leukocyte antigen CD37 isoform X2: MSAQESCLSLIKYFLFVFNLFFFVLGSLIFCFGIWILIDKTSFVSFVGLAFVPLQIWSKVLAISGVFTMGLALLGCVGALKELRCLLGLYFGMLLLLFATQITLGILISTQRAQLERSLQDIVEKTIQKYRTNPEETAAEESWDYVQFQLRCCGWHSPQDWFKVLTLRGNGSEAHRVPCSCYNLSATNDSTILDKVILPQLSRLGQLARSRHSTDICAVPANSHIYSEGCARSLQKWLHNNLISIVGICLGVGLLELGFMTLSIFLCRNLDHVYNRLARYR
- the CD37 gene encoding leukocyte antigen CD37 isoform X6 encodes the protein MGLALLGCVGALKELRCLLGLYFGMLLLLFATQITLGILISTQRAQLERSLQDIVEKTIQKYRTNPEETAAEESWDYVQFQLRCCGWHSPQDWFKVLTLRGNGSEAHRVPCSCYNLSATNDSTILDKVILPQLSRLGQLARSRHSTDICAVPANSHIYSEGCARSLQKWLHNNLISIVGICLGVGLLELGFMTLSIFLCRNLDHVYNRLARYR
- the CD37 gene encoding leukocyte antigen CD37 isoform X1 — protein: MSAQESCLSLIKYFLFVFNLFFFVLGSLIFCFGIWILIDKTSFVSFVGLAFVPLQIWSKVLAISGVFTMGLALLGCVGALKELRCLLGLYFGMLLLLFATQITLGILISTQRAQLERSLQDIVEKTIQKYRTNPEETAAEESWDYVQFQLRCCGWHSPQDWFKVLTLRGNGSEAHRVPCSCYNLSATNDSTILDKVILPQLSRLGQLARSRHSTDICAVPANSHIYSEGCARSLQKWLHNNLISIVGICLGVGLLEVIWPRPHPRSAGIYPRWPCPSFRVLRLPGKDALGAERSPPQPSRGSTQHQGWGRPSFREP
- the CD37 gene encoding leukocyte antigen CD37 isoform X3, with product MSAQESCLSLIKYFLFVFNLFFFVLGSLIFCFGIWILIDKTSFVSFVGLAFVPLQIWSKVLAISGVFTMGLALLGCVGALKELRCLLGLYFGMLLLLFATQITLGILISTQRAQLERSLQDIVEKTIQKYRTNPEETAAEESWDYVQFQLRCCGWHSPQDWFKVLTLRGNGSEAHRVPCSCYNLSATNDSTILDKVILPQLSRLGQLARSRHSTDICAVPANSHIYSELGFMTLSIFLCRNLDHVYNRLARYR